Genomic segment of Candidatus Goldiibacteriota bacterium:
AATCCTTTCATCTTTTGAAAGAAGGAATTTCTCCACGTTGTTAAGTTCCGCTATATCATTATAAACAAGCGCATATCTGTTAATAAGCGGCTGAATTTTTCTTCTTTCAGCGCCGGTCTTTTCCGCCCTCATTTTACCAGTATCTTTATCTTCAATAATCTCTGACAGCAGAAATTCAAGCGTTTTGCCTATATGATACTTAAGCGTGCCCCTCATTATGCTTAACTTTTCAAAGTGGGTATGAAAATACTCTTCAGTAACAGAGGCAAAAAGGGACGCTAATGACACCCAGCAGAAAAATTCCAGGTCTTTTATTTTCAGCGTATTTTCCTGATTTATCGCATTAATTATAATATTATGCGCTTTTTCCGTCAGCCTTGCCCTGTTGCCGTAATACCAGGAACTGTACCTGTCCCAGCCAAGGCTTTCAAAGTCTGAAAGTATTCTAAAATACAGCTCCGTCATGTGCGGGTCAGAAGGCAGCGCCCCAAAATCCTTCTTTTTATCATCCGTTATTACAAGCGAAATAAAACTTTCAATAAATTCATATACCTCTTTTTCAAAAGAAAAATCAAAAGTAACCCTGTAGAATTTATTTGCAGGGTCATACGCAACTTCGGCGTTCTTGCAGTAAAATTCCAGGTCAATTTTTCTGGGTATCAGCCCTGTTTCTTCGTTAGTTTGTTTTTTCATGAATACTGATTTTATCCCCTTTTTTTATCTTATTTTCTTTTACAAACCCTTCACGCGCTTCAAAAGTATGTTTTGCGCCGGCAGTAATAAAAAACCTGAAAGGTTTAACCGCTTCGGCATAATTTAAAACCACAAAATTTTTATCCGTCATTATTATGTCCAGGTTAAACCGCATAAAGAAAGTGTGGACTGAACCGCAGCCGGGAAAAAATAAAACCCCGTATTCCGGCATGGTTTTTTTGAACATCAACCCCGCGAGCCTGTTAAAAAAAGACTGTGCGGTTTTAAATTTTCTGATTATTATATGTCCGCTTTTTTTCCGCATAATCTGATTTTACATATAGTTGGCACAAATGTAAACATATAACTGATAAAACCCGGCAAATGGCAGTTTATAAAATCGGCAGCGCTTTAAAGCCCCGACATAAGCTTAATTATAATCGGCCCAAAAAGCACCATAAAAATAACGGGAAAAATAAATACCATAAGGGGAAAAAGCAGCTTTACCGGCGCTTCGTGCGCTTTTTTCTTCATCTGCATAAACCTTTTTTTTCTGGCTTCATCCGCCTGTGCCCTGACTATATCCCTTACATTTCCGCCGGACTTATCCGCCCTTATAAAAGCGCTTAAAGCGGAACTTACTTCCTTAACGTCAATGCGTTCTTCCAGTTCCGACATTACTTCCTGGAAACTTTTTCCAAGCTTCATTTTTTTTGCCGCCATGGCAATTTCCCCGGCAAAAACACCCTTTGTTTTTTCCGGATACCTGCATACCGCCCGCGACACCGAAAGCCCGCCTTCTAT
This window contains:
- a CDS encoding DUF192 domain-containing protein; amino-acid sequence: MFKKTMPEYGVLFFPGCGSVHTFFMRFNLDIIMTDKNFVVLNYAEAVKPFRFFITAGAKHTFEAREGFVKENKIKKGDKISIHEKTN